Proteins encoded in a region of the Leifsonia sp. PS1209 genome:
- a CDS encoding RNA polymerase sigma factor, which yields MRKSTLADLLDAADDTLVGRAADGDTVAFEVLVRRHGPLMRAYAARMLGSTYESDDVVQETFVTAWRRLGELENGAAVKSWLIRILSRRCIDRIRARHEHDDVTELDVPTQQKDDPGHLAEVRTASAALGRALDGLPELQRRCWVLREVGQYSYDDIATELGIPASTVRGQLARARKNLLEAMEDWR from the coding sequence GTGCGGAAGTCCACCCTGGCCGACCTGCTGGATGCGGCGGACGACACCCTCGTCGGTCGCGCAGCGGACGGAGACACCGTCGCATTCGAAGTGCTCGTGCGCCGCCACGGACCGCTGATGCGCGCATACGCCGCCCGGATGCTCGGCTCGACCTACGAGTCCGACGACGTCGTGCAGGAGACCTTCGTGACCGCGTGGCGACGTCTCGGCGAGCTGGAGAACGGCGCGGCGGTGAAGAGCTGGCTGATCCGCATCCTGAGCAGACGGTGCATCGACCGCATCCGGGCGCGGCACGAGCACGACGACGTCACCGAGCTGGACGTGCCGACGCAGCAGAAGGACGATCCCGGCCATCTCGCCGAGGTCAGGACGGCCTCTGCCGCACTCGGCAGGGCGCTCGACGGTCTGCCCGAACTGCAGCGGAGGTGCTGGGTGCTGCGCGAAGTGGGACAGTACAGTTACGACGACATAGCGACCGAGCTCGGCATCCCCGCATCCACGGTGCGCGGCCAGCTGGCGAGAGCTCGCAAGAATCTGCTCGAGGCGATGGAGGACTGGCGATGA
- a CDS encoding Asp23/Gls24 family envelope stress response protein: MATTPTAPATTGITTASAASGTQGKTVISDAVVAKVAGIAAREVPGVYALGGGAARALGAIRDAMNASDLGQGISVEVGETQVAADVTIVAEYPVPLQKVAAEVRASISQAIEHIIGLEVTEVNVTVNDVHVPSDDADEQEARVQ; encoded by the coding sequence ATGGCAACCACACCCACTGCCCCCGCAACCACAGGGATCACGACCGCGAGCGCCGCATCCGGCACGCAGGGCAAGACCGTCATCAGCGACGCGGTCGTCGCGAAGGTGGCGGGGATCGCCGCCCGCGAGGTTCCCGGCGTCTACGCGCTCGGCGGCGGGGCGGCCCGCGCACTCGGAGCCATCCGGGATGCGATGAACGCCTCCGACCTCGGCCAGGGCATCAGCGTCGAGGTCGGCGAGACCCAGGTCGCCGCCGACGTCACCATCGTGGCCGAGTACCCCGTGCCGCTGCAGAAGGTCGCAGCGGAGGTGCGCGCCTCCATCTCGCAGGCGATCGAGCACATCATCGGCCTGGAGGTCACCGAGGTCAACGTCACGGTCAACGACGTGCACGTCCCGTCCGACGACGCGGACGAGCAGGAGGCGCGAGTCCAGTGA
- a CDS encoding DUF6286 domain-containing protein, which translates to MNGVETRVVRRETHSPRSTSAIVVASVLGLLIVLLATEGILHLLGMRPLVAAPRGTLLAVLTFPDAPAALRVGVAVVAAVIGLVLLGLAVFPGRRARRALTANRVAVVADDGMLASALARAAARTARVDPDAVRVSLGRRSAAVQIVPVSGHRVDQAAVRRAVEQEFAAAGADKAVRVSVNIAQTGRVGS; encoded by the coding sequence ATGAACGGGGTGGAGACACGCGTCGTCCGCCGCGAGACGCACTCGCCGCGGTCGACGTCCGCCATCGTCGTGGCGTCGGTCCTCGGACTCCTGATCGTGCTGCTCGCGACCGAGGGCATCCTGCACCTGCTCGGGATGCGGCCCCTGGTGGCCGCCCCGCGCGGCACGCTCCTCGCCGTCCTCACTTTCCCGGACGCCCCGGCCGCGCTGCGTGTCGGCGTCGCGGTCGTCGCCGCGGTGATCGGACTCGTCCTGCTCGGGCTGGCCGTGTTCCCCGGACGGCGGGCGCGCCGAGCGCTGACGGCGAACCGTGTTGCGGTCGTCGCCGACGACGGGATGCTGGCGTCTGCCCTCGCCCGGGCAGCGGCGAGGACCGCGCGGGTCGATCCGGACGCGGTGCGCGTCTCCCTCGGCCGGCGCAGCGCTGCGGTGCAGATCGTCCCCGTGTCCGGGCACCGCGTCGACCAGGCGGCGGTACGGCGCGCGGTCGAGCAGGAGTTCGCGGCCGCCGGTGCCGATAAGGCCGTGCGCGTGTCCGTGAACATCGCACAGACGGGGAGGGTCGGATCGTGA
- a CDS encoding CsbD family protein, producing MSAEDKIKNAAQDLKGKAEEVIGKLTNDDSKVADGKADQTAAKAKGTVEDVKDAFKK from the coding sequence ATGAGTGCAGAAGACAAGATCAAGAACGCCGCGCAGGACCTCAAGGGCAAGGCCGAGGAGGTCATCGGCAAGCTCACCAACGACGACAGCAAGGTCGCGGACGGCAAGGCCGATCAGACGGCGGCGAAGGCCAAGGGGACGGTCGAGGACGTGAAGGACGCGTTCAAGAAGTAG
- a CDS encoding LacI family DNA-binding transcriptional regulator, giving the protein MTLADVARKAGLSVSAASMILNGRPDTRLSQDAHDRVHAAASELGYRPNVAARGLKTDKTHTIAFISDVVATTRFASGLIKGALTAAEKAGHVMMVLETGGEPKRETEAIGAVLDRQVDGIVFATMRARELFLPEMAIETPVVMLNATNARFPHAVLPDEYGGGRSAVAVLTDAGFRDGIALLGQSDEKERGLFRSATVAQRVAGIRDAMAENGLTFASESSSWLWEPDEGYEATKKLLARKVRPTAILSMNDRLAFGAYQAALEAGLSIPDDLSIVSFDNDELAAYLRPGLTTVALPHEAMGARAVEMLLNDDPVREALIPMEVVHRDSVLSR; this is encoded by the coding sequence GTGACTTTGGCAGACGTGGCCAGGAAGGCCGGATTGTCGGTGTCTGCCGCGTCCATGATCCTGAACGGCCGCCCGGATACGCGGCTGTCTCAGGATGCGCACGACCGCGTCCACGCCGCCGCGAGCGAGCTCGGCTACCGCCCGAACGTCGCAGCACGCGGGCTGAAGACCGACAAGACCCACACCATCGCGTTCATCTCCGACGTGGTCGCCACCACCCGCTTCGCGTCCGGCCTGATCAAGGGGGCGCTGACCGCGGCCGAGAAGGCCGGTCACGTCATGATGGTGCTCGAGACCGGCGGAGAGCCGAAGCGCGAGACCGAGGCCATCGGCGCCGTCCTCGACCGCCAGGTCGACGGGATCGTCTTCGCCACCATGCGCGCCCGCGAACTGTTCCTGCCGGAGATGGCGATCGAGACGCCCGTGGTCATGCTCAACGCGACCAACGCCCGGTTCCCGCACGCCGTGCTGCCGGACGAGTACGGCGGCGGCCGATCCGCCGTCGCCGTCCTGACCGACGCCGGCTTCCGCGACGGCATCGCCCTCCTCGGCCAGAGCGACGAGAAGGAGCGCGGGCTGTTCCGCTCCGCGACGGTGGCGCAGCGCGTCGCGGGCATCAGGGATGCGATGGCCGAGAACGGTCTGACGTTCGCCTCCGAGTCGTCGTCGTGGCTCTGGGAACCGGACGAAGGCTACGAGGCGACGAAGAAGCTGCTCGCCAGGAAGGTGCGCCCCACGGCCATCCTGAGCATGAACGACCGCCTCGCGTTCGGTGCGTACCAGGCGGCGCTCGAAGCCGGGCTCAGCATCCCGGACGATCTCTCGATCGTCTCCTTCGACAACGACGAACTGGCCGCCTACCTGCGCCCGGGGCTTACCACCGTCGCGCTCCCCCACGAGGCGATGGGCGCCAGGGCTGTGGAGATGCTGCTGAACGACGACCCGGTGCGCGAGGCCCTCATCCCGATGGAGGTCGTGCACCGGGACTCCGTGCTGAGCAGGTGA
- a CDS encoding extracellular solute-binding protein — protein MSPTSRRRRLRGAAAAGLIASITAVVFTGCAPGSSTPGATTATDVSTTLTKDKVQLTIADETGFPLTDDLAKEFTKQHPNITFKITRDTFQNLTANAPKLLASSTPPDLIRLPTLGDTVKDGLVANLDPYFKAYGWDKWSAAQLAPLRMTDEGVRGSGSLYQLGLGYSVTGIYMNTKLAAQAGITSTPETLDELQADFAKAKAAGIAPLVEGDKDGVVNFTVQAAMNQYADKTEFLDWMFNKPGATYNQPGIVKGADLIRKWADAGYFPSDINAVDYFTFVSNFQDGKGVFTFNGNWEAANYAKKLGKDVSFFLVPPAKKGGDHVAMGAANSFSAAAKSKNLNEVAYFLNWIHTNDKARQIVVDVTGAAPGGDPSQAQPKVEKGSLTEKVLESAAQIAKEDGQVDFMANTTAGIYAGAIIPESQLLVTSKITGQEFVDKVQAFYQQEVKK, from the coding sequence ATGTCCCCCACCTCGCGCAGGCGACGGCTCCGCGGCGCAGCAGCCGCCGGCCTCATCGCCTCGATCACCGCCGTCGTCTTCACCGGATGCGCTCCGGGGTCGAGCACCCCCGGCGCCACGACGGCCACCGACGTCAGCACCACGCTCACCAAAGACAAGGTGCAGCTGACCATCGCCGACGAGACCGGCTTCCCGCTCACCGACGACCTGGCCAAAGAGTTCACCAAGCAGCACCCCAACATCACCTTCAAGATCACGAGGGACACGTTCCAGAACCTCACGGCCAACGCGCCCAAGCTGCTCGCCAGCTCGACGCCGCCCGACCTCATCCGGTTGCCGACGCTCGGCGACACGGTCAAGGACGGCCTGGTCGCCAACCTCGACCCGTATTTCAAGGCATACGGCTGGGACAAGTGGTCGGCCGCGCAGCTCGCACCGCTGCGCATGACGGACGAGGGCGTCCGCGGAAGCGGCTCGCTCTACCAGCTCGGCCTCGGCTACAGCGTGACCGGCATCTACATGAACACGAAGCTGGCCGCTCAGGCGGGCATCACCTCCACGCCGGAGACGCTGGACGAGCTGCAGGCCGACTTCGCGAAGGCCAAGGCGGCCGGGATCGCCCCGCTCGTCGAGGGCGACAAGGACGGCGTGGTCAACTTCACCGTCCAGGCCGCGATGAACCAGTACGCGGACAAGACCGAGTTCCTCGACTGGATGTTCAACAAGCCGGGCGCGACGTACAACCAGCCGGGCATCGTGAAGGGTGCAGACCTCATCCGGAAGTGGGCGGACGCCGGCTACTTCCCGTCCGACATCAACGCTGTCGACTACTTCACCTTCGTCAGCAACTTCCAGGACGGCAAGGGTGTCTTCACCTTCAACGGCAACTGGGAGGCGGCCAACTACGCCAAGAAGCTGGGCAAGGACGTGTCGTTCTTCCTCGTTCCCCCGGCCAAGAAGGGCGGAGACCACGTGGCGATGGGCGCGGCGAACTCGTTCTCCGCGGCAGCCAAGTCGAAGAACCTCAACGAGGTCGCGTACTTCCTCAACTGGATCCACACCAACGACAAGGCGCGTCAGATCGTCGTCGACGTGACCGGTGCGGCCCCCGGCGGCGACCCGTCGCAGGCGCAGCCGAAGGTCGAGAAGGGCTCCCTCACCGAGAAGGTCCTGGAGTCGGCAGCGCAGATCGCCAAGGAGGACGGCCAGGTCGACTTCATGGCCAACACCACGGCGGGCATCTACGCCGGGGCGATCATCCCCGAATCCCAGCTCCTGGTGACCAGCAAGATCACCGGCCAGGAGTTCGTGGACAAGGTGCAGGCGTTCTACCAGCAGGAAGTGAAGAAGTAA